The genomic stretch CACGATGCCAACGCATCACATGTCGGTTCTTGCATTGAAACGCTGGCAAGCACAAATAAAGCCCTTGCTCGCATTTCATAATTTTGCAGATTCTATTAATACTGCCAAGCGTATAATGCCGAATTCTGCAGTTGTTTGTCAGCTGTCCGCCATGGCAGACTCTCTACTGGGGGGTTTCCAGTTAACACCACCTATTGTACCTGAAGATGAGGTTTGGGACAAAAGTGGATCGCGGACGAGGTGGCCCAGTTGTTGGTAGCAATGACATGCGCACTAATGAATCTGCTGCTGCTCCGGGTTCATGTGCAGATTCACGCACTGTTAAGGAGACGCCTGCTACATGGGGTAGGTCAGCCTCCGAGGTTCATTGCGGTCGTGTTCCATCTACACCAGAAGGCAGCAATGACGACCCTTGTTGGAACGATCCTACCTTTGTGGCAGCGGCCATCGCGTTGGGTAACGCGTTCAACAAGGATCCAGTGGATGTACCTGTACCAAAGAAAAGTCGAGTTGCTCCTGAGTTCCCGAACTTCAACCTATTTCAATCTCAAGATAAATCGCAGCCTGCTGGTTCTCCGGACTGTCCTAATGCACCTGTTGTTCCCCCCCCGGTCTGCTGCTCCTAATGCACCTGTTGTTTCTTCCGACTGTCCTAATGCACCTGTTGAATCAGTTCACGTAGTCCACCATGCTGCCAACATAGAGAACAAGAGAGACGTAGTTGTTCCAAATGTATACAAGTCACCCTTTATTCAAAGGAATATATCTATGTTTTTCGAATTGAGCCAACCGGGAGAAAGATGTTTCTGACTTGGTTTTTGAGGAGGGATCTGATGAAAGGTATTTATAATCTTTTTTTTTACAACCTATTTCAATCTCAAGTTAAATGTTTAATCGTGATCAGTTTGTGGGGTAATTCTTTAATATATCAGAACGTATCTATATTTTTTGTTTAATGTTTCGATTGTCTTGTTATTTTCAAATGAGGTATTGTTCGGAATCGTTTGTTCCAAATAAGAAGATACGATTTAATGTCCTTCATCTCAGACACAAAGATTTCTACAAATGTGATAAATGCATGGGCTAATATATTGAACAAGCGAGAGGAGTTAAAAGCTGCCTCATCCCCTTTGCGTTTATACACTTTTGTTACTCATAATGTAAGTTATCCTATGATTGATCTATGTTTGTTTTAACCTTTAGTTTTAATCAATGATGTGTTTTCCTATATAGATATTCTTGCATTAATATGCTATCGTCCTACCTgactttattattgttgttaaatatgtttaacTTCAGGGAATTAAATGTGAAAATATAACCGAATACGATAAAGTCAAACTGGTGAGCTTCAACTATGTCTTTTTTATTTTTAGTAGCATTCGTCAGTTTTGTCCATTTTATGTTTCCACTAAGGCTGATATATGTGTTTCAAAACCAGATGTTGTTCCCATTTACACTCCGTGAGCCGCATCTGATTTGTGTCAACATGGTGTCCCGAAAGATTGAAGTCATTCATCCTATGCTTCCTAAATCAGTAGACTTCTCTGATTCTGTCCGCATGGTGGTGAGAATATGATTTTGCACATACCAGTTCACTTTGTCAAACGTTGGATTTAGTTTTCTTCACGCCGTTAATGTTTCTTATGGTAATCTGACTTTTTCAGAGGGATTTTGTTCGAAGTGACATGACCCCTAAATCATCCAGATTTAAGGCAGTCCAGTTTTTCTCATGTGAAGAATTCGTCCCCAAAACGCATGTGATTGACGTCGTGGACGATGGCATTTATCTGATGTGTTACATGGACAGATATATACGGGGTGCcgccaaatgctcaaaactcagaTCATAAATGTAAGATACGTCCTTTTTTGTCTATGTACGTTTAGTAAATAAGTAATCACAACTTTCTCATTAACAAGTTTTACACATATTGAATCATCCAGTCTAGATCGTGGGTGCAATTGGCAAGATCCTTCTTAAACGAGAAGATGaagtcttgtttttttttttgtcgtgCCCTCGTAACGAATTATCAAAACAAGTGTTGATGGTCATGAAGCGTCTCGGCTCAACAAACTGGGCAAGCAcccatatttttctttttcttcttttttttttcttttttgtttgcaAGTGATCGTTAATCTTACTAATGATATTTTCCTTCTTCGTTTTTTTTAAAGGAAACAAGCGGCTGTACAGGAAGTGGAATATACTGATACGCACCTGTTAGACTACGTGTTCCTTCTACGTGCGGGAGAATCAGCTAAAAAGTAATGTTTCATCCTTTTTAGCATGTTTACCTTGTCAACTTTATATGCGTTGTTAGAAATAGCACATACTGAGCTTTTTTGTTGGCGTATACGTTATTTTTGTAGTGACGTAGTCGTCGAGTCAAGCTTCGGGCAAGTAACAAAAGAGGGCATGTGCTCTCTGAAACCTCGGAAATGGGTTGTGGATATGGTATGGTCACTTCTTAATTTTCATACGTGTTTCTTTCTATTTTATGTAGTATAGAACAACACTCGTTTTTTCAATTTAGGTGCTCGATATGTTCGGGATCTATTCAACTATGCTCAAGCCAGATTTGTTGTATATCCTATCTACCGCACGTGTGAGTGTTACCCTTTTCATCCGTGATTCACTTAATATTATCAGTTTGTATGTTTGACTTACTAATCGATATGTTTGTCTATTCTAGCATCTCAATCCTCAACGAGATAAAAACCTTGGTCGCAATTacatcaaaacatcatatatGCCTAAAGATGGGGTGTGTGTGAAAGCTGTAAGTATATTGTTCTGTCTTTTTTAAATGTGGGTATGTAACACACTGTATTTTTTGTATATGAAGATCAAACTCATTTCATTCATACCATACGTCTTGTAATTTTGTCAACAGATTTTTATACCCATCATTGATAACGAATACTGGTTTCTTATCGTGTGTGATCTGGAGATGAAGACGAACTATATTCTGAACTCACTACGTCCTAAGGATATCCGGGCTGACACTGTACTTGCTGCGGAAGTGGTATATTTTTTTAAATATTATAAATGTTTTCGTTCAGATCATGCTTTCCTTAATGATTCATAACTAATAGGTTCAATGTATCATTTTGTTCTAGGTTAGTAATGTCTTCCAGATCTTATGCCGGTCCAAAGGGTACAAGCATCTTGTAGGGGTGCCTCTAGCTAAGTTTTCGACCCTGATTGTTCCTCAACAGCAAAATCTGTAAGTACACATCTTTTTTTATTTACTTAACACCTGTGTATGTCACACTAAGTCAGTTGCTAGGTACATTTAATGCAGTATGTGCGTCGCGACGATATGTCCCatgtttttatttgatttttgtatgCTGGACATGAGGTTTTTGTGCACGGATGATATAGTAAGGCCGCCTGTGTTGGTACTTATTTTAGTTTTGTTTGGTGAAGGTTTGATTGCGGCGTTTATGTTCTCAAGTGGTTAGAAGCTGGACGCAACCGAGATCTGTGGGAAGACAAGAGCAACTTCAAGGCGTTGGCTGCATATTGGAAGGACGTCGCGCTCAAATTGTTACGTTGGCAGGAGAACAAGCGTAAGGTATCCAAAATTAATCTCATTTTTCATTTGTCTTTATCGTTAGTTTTAACTGATCACATCTATTTAAGTACAAGGTTTACATCGTTTTTTTCTCATGTCTGATATATAGGTTTACTAAAAGTCATGGAAGCGGCTTTGCGTTTGGCAGGATTGTGGCTGACATGTAGGCTTAGTAAAAGTTATGTACATCttatggactttgtgatggtATAATTGGGGTTATGTTGCATTGTATTAACTTCGTTTACGGTTGTCTGAGTATCTGGTTATCTAAGTACAAGGCGTCTTTTGAAACGCCTTTGGTTCATGTTGTTTTCATCTGTGGCATCCGGTTGGTTATGGAATCATGATAGTTTTGACAGTTTGTAATGGAAGGGCATCGCCCCTACTTTTTGTGGATAATATGTAGGATATGCATCCCATTCCGTCTGTTTGTGTTTAGACAAATGGTGGTGTCTATGTGGCAATGGGCTAGGAATTGGGCAACCTCTTTCTTTTGCTATGTGGCAATGGTCTGATAAATTAATCGTCATACAATATTACACTACTAAGTACGCTCATCATGTATAACATGTGCAACAATCGTGTTAATATACACGCTTGTTTACTTTTGCACATAGACACAAGCACACAACATCAATCGTGATAACATATTAATAATATATACTTACACAACCCACCAACAACCGAATATTTTTTTTTAGTGTCATACAATATCAATCGTGTCTAATGAAATCATCAGGTAATAGATAATTAGATGTCATACAATATTAGGATTTTGTCTATGGAACTTAAATTCGCGAATCATTGTTTATTAATATTTTACGCTGCTTTTTTACACAAATAATACTAATAGGTACGATTTTCATGTAAAACATGTGCAACAGTCATGTTAATATTCACGCTTTTTGTCTCTTGCACATAGTTAGGAAATCATCAGTTATTGGACAATAGCTGAAAGTTTACTTTTTACCAATTCACATATCAAAAAACGAGCAGATTCATTAGCTCTTAATATCAAAAACTCAAGCCTTCAATAAACTTTCACTTGTATATGTTAATACAAGTGTTTCCATTCATAATCCTGATAGATACACTTTCAGCCTTGCCAGATGCACATATAATCCATGTAGATACGCTAGTATCTTGTGATATacgaataataaaaaataaaagacatacaaaggaaaaaaaataataataaagatcaaaATAAAAAATGTTCAATAATCCCATATAACAGCTCAAAAATGAAGTCTCAAATCCTCCCGCCATTATtcattatatttgtgtatgtgaTCCGCAACTCTTTTCGTTGTTCATTCCTTAAACGAAAAAAAGGCTATAAAACATTAAAGGTTACAAATTTTATTAGATACAACAATACTATTCCTTAATTAAGTACCAACTAAACAAATTCAATCTGCTATCAGTATTCTCTAATAATGAATGCACCAAAATTAATAGCGTACCTGTATCATGGAATCATACTCTCCCAGGACAATTCCGACTATCATGGAATCCTAATTCTCCGCAAGCATTGCATTTCCTGGGCGCTTTCTTCTGTTCTTTTGTAGCTTGTTCCTTTTGGGACATCATTCTTTTTTCAGACCCTTTTGTTTTTGACTGAATAGGAGGTAAGACAACCACTTCCTTTGGTATTTTTGTTCCTAAGAGCATCTCAAGTTCCCTATTCTTGTTTCTCAGCCTATCACCTgtgttactactactactacattCTGACGTACTGGTTTGTGCGCTAATCTTGTCTTTAAAACCTTTCAAAATGCCCGGCAATTCATCAACATACTCAGGTTTTTGTTCAGCGAGCGTCACACACGAGAACACCTCGGACCATAAGGTACCAATTTTGTGCCGTCTAACATCTAATGAGTTACAATCTTCAATTAAAGTATATGGCACATTATTACAAATCGGCTGACATGTTGCCAATTTGCTCCACCTACTTAACAGATATTGATCTGGAACATTGTCAAGGCCTTGTTCTTTCAACACGTAAAGCGCATGACGACACAAAATTCCATGTCTCTCGAACTTTTTACAGGTGCAGTTCACTTTCATTTCGTCAGAGATAAAGTTAACATAGTAAACCTTGTCTTTTTCACGATCAATAATGGGGATGCTGTCACTGGTAGTAACCCCTAAAATTTTAACACCACAGGTGAAACAAGCAGCCACTCACTCGTTTTTAAATTCAGAAAATATCACTGGGGTGTAGAACTCAGAAGCGTGTTTTTCCAAAGGGTGAGGCGTTTCTAGATCAGGGAATGAGTTTTTTTACTCGGCTATTAATTTGGACTGTTTCCATCGTTGAGCGTCCATAGCACTTTCAAACCTCATAAGAAACTCAACCAAAGTTAAGTTTGGGTTCATGAAATTACCGAAAAAGCTATTCTCGGACTCAGACCTGGACGTGGTTCTCATTAGTCCAcccataaataaatccctgaaatATGCTGGGATCCAAGAAGCCCTTTCGTCAAACATCGTATCTAACCATTCATTGTCGGTCAGCCCGTATGAGGATATAACCGAGCACCACCGTTCCTCAAACTCAGACGGTTCGATATCTTCTGCCCAAACACAGGACCACAACTCTTTCATGAAGTTAGTTTTTCGATATAGCGTAGTTCCGATCTTGTCTGGCAGCTttttcatgatatgccacatgcaatatctgtgTTGAGTTTTGTCCCCGAACACTGTTTTAACCCCTGCTTTTATGCCTCTATCTTGATCAGTAATTATGCACACAGGATACTTATTGCTCATTGCGCTCAGAAAATTCCGAAACAACCATACGAAATCATCATCAGTCTCTTTCCTTATAAGTCCTGCTCCAAATGTCACACATTTTTTGTGATGGTCAACCCCCGTGAAAGGTGCAAATATCATTTTATATGTGTTCATATTAAACGTCGTGTCAAAAGACGTCATATCACCAAAGAGACTGTAATTCTTTATAGCTATAGGGTCAAACCAACAAACCCTAGATAGTCGACCACGATCGTCAACATCAAAATCAAAGTAGTACGAACTACACATGACTTTTTTGTTCATGAAATTTTCAATCATCATTTGCGCGTCATACCCTTTAATAAATTTCTTCACATTCCTCCAAAAAATTTTGAAGTCCTCGAGTGATGCCCCTACATTTTGATACCCTTTCACGTACTCTTTGAACATCCTAAAGCTTTGCACAGGCCCCTTATTCACTTTAGAATTCTCAACAATCATGGTTTTATGTATAAGGGTTAATTCTCGTGACTCGGTCAAATGCACCACGGTGTTTGGTGTTGAGAGGAGGTGGGTGTGACCTTCATGAAAGTCAACAATCACatattgtcctttttcatttcttCGAAAAAAAATCTTTGCATTACATAAAATTCTAGTTCTCTGTCTCTTTTTTACCTTCCCTCTAGGCTTACTTTCTCCAGCCTTACTGCACACACAGTACTTAGTCATGACAACCCCGTCTATGTTTCGTTGCGTCGACTTCCTCATTTTAAAACCAGAATTAGCAGCATAAGCCTTAAATTATAGAATTCTAGCCCATCCTCTAGTTTATCAAAGATCATACCCAAAACAGGCTTCAATTCTGGCGCACATACAGGTATTCTTTCCTTTGGGGTTGTCTCGATGATTGGTGAGCCTGCATCTATGCACGCTACACAGTAGAACAGTATGGGTATAAGCAGCGAGTTCAAATAACTGATGCACATCAAATATAATTTTCAGGTACGCTAATTTAGTCAAAAGCACAAAATCAATTAGAAATCAAAAAACCACAGAAATTAACACAGAAATTTGTGCCTGACCGCTGACATATCGTATTTTTCATTACTGACTACTTAACGTAGACATCAAGATACACCAATCACGTCTAATAATTTCATCATAGGCAGAAAGTCAAATGCTTATTATGACACGAATCAGTATATCCCTTAATTATAATTCTAGATACGCTGCTGAAAAACACAAACGCATCAACTATACTAATGGATACGATATTCATATACGCCGGTTAATTAAGGGCGGTTTCGTTTCTTCTACCAGGGACGTTTTCCATATAAGGCAATTACATCAATTATACTATTATACATGCTATTGAACTAAACAAAATACATGTAGACAACAGTGCATAAGAAACATGATCAGCAAGTGTAATAATCAACTCTAAAACAAATTGCATATCACATACACTAACCAGGCCAGGTAAGACAACCTGTTCATATCCATCAGACTCATCAATTTATAATACCAATCAGGCTAATGAAACATGAGCAGCAAGCGTAATAATCTGTCTTCCTATGTTTAAATTAGTATGAAAACGCATCAAAATGATCAATAGATACATCAATCAGACGATTTTAttgaaacgatttttaaaaaAGGCTATCTCAACGATTTGCGATGTACATACCTAGATGAGATGATGATGACGCGATATCATTGCTAACAGCTGGAACAATCGCATCAGTATGTTCCCCCAAATCGCTAGAACCCTCAACATCCATAATTTTCTATGATTGAACTAACTTTGGAATACCAATCGAAATCACAAAATCGATTGTTCATGCATCAATCACACCAAATCAATCAGAAAAATATTATAACCGTACATCCATTAGATGATCAACGCCATTGATTATGATCAATTTCGTCGATTTTGGCGGCTGTAGTTGGATTGTTTTCGCGGAATTTTCTATGTTTTTCGCGGaaatatttgttttgatttgggggaaaagttTTGGaaagtagagagagaaagagattttttggatttttttgtcaAACAGTCAGGTTAGTCGCGTCGTAGGATTCTTTGTTTAAACTACTATCAGAGGCCGTTACTCACCGTTTCAGACCGAGAGTGATCGTTACCGGGAtcccattatatatatatatatatatatatatatatatatatatatatatatatatatatatatatatatatatacggagtatatatatatataagatatcaGTGTAAAGTGAGATTTTGTGAACCCCCAAATTGGGATTTGACTGGCAACTCCGAAAAATAAATCCCCGAGTAGCACAGCAGGACAAAACCAGAAGAAATTGAAAACCCAAGATCCAACGTCGTCCGTCGTCTACTCACGCTTCCTCTTCCAGTCATCCCTTTTCCGCCGGAGTCCGGCAATCCTCTATCAGCTCCGGCGTCTTTTTActgtaattatttatttatttatttatttatttattacttATTTGATTCGTTTCTGATTTTTAGTGTTGTATTGTTCTAACCGGAATTGATGTTAATCTAAGTATGTATAATGTGCGGCAAATATAATTTGTGAattgaagcagttttggttaacTGTTTTAAATTTCGTGATACTGCCAACTTCTGTTCCTAATTTTgtcttccttcccattttaactTTCCTGAATTCAATAAGTCAAAAGTTTCTGTCCAAGGGCGTATGGCTTTCGCCATTCAGCTCAATTAGATTCATTGTAGCTATGATGGATTTCAAGTGCATGACGATGATAACCATGACAACAATTATAGTATGCTTTTATTAGATGACGGGCATAAAATTTCCTATCCTAGTAGAGATCAATGACTAGTTTCGTTTATGAATGATTGATATATACCCATGAGTCATGACCACCTTAATACCAGTATTTTATTGAAGCCAAAGGACATAGTTAAGAGACTGTATGTATTCACCTCCCCTTTAACTCTGCAAAACAGAACAGACTTTATTTCTATGATTACTTTTATTTGATTCACAAGTAGATGGATGTTTCCCATTTTACCTTTTCCTATGAAATCTACTATGCATTATAGGGTTAACTGTATTCTTTTCTTGTAATACGCCATATTGAATCGTCTGGCAGAATAGGCAAAATGGTTGACTCGTCAAAGCCAAAAATGTCTACAATATACCTTTATGTACCTAACATAATCGGTGAGTTTGCTTATATGATCTATTGCTTTATTCATTTTAGATTGTTCCcatttttttgtataattgtatatTAAATGGTGAGTTGACGTCATGTTTGATGATGCAGGGTACATCAGAGTATTAATGAACTGTGTTGCCTTTGCTTTATGTTTCTCTCATAAACACATTTTTGCTGTTCTATATTTTGTAAGGTAGGTAGTTATTGCATCTGTTTCGAATATGCGTTTATTTAAGTTTATGATCTTCTTCAAGTGAATTTTGGATTATTAAAGTTTCAACCTTGTTGACAGCTTTGTTTGTGACGGCATTGATGGTTGGTTTGCCCGGAAACTCAATCAAGGTATGACTGTTGTCTGCCTACATATTACTCCGTTTTTAAAGGAAAATCTTGTTCAGAATTTGAAATGTTCCATAAAGGCCTAAATATATTTAAACTTGGATTTATAGATGTGTTTGTTTAGTAACGTTATAACGAAATACATTTTTATTGCAACTAAAGAGTTGAGCTAATTTAATTGTACTTTGCTTTACTTGCTTTGACTTTCACCTCGTTCTTTGTCCAGTATCGACTCTTGGTGCTGTTTTGGACATGGTTACAGACAGGTGAGCCTCTTCCATAGTTTGTTCTTCTTCTTTGATACTACCTCGTGGATGCTAAGACGTAGTGTATTCTCTTTCTATATTTATGTTGTTGGGCAAAAACTTATTAACTCAAAAACTGTGCTTGTATCTTGTTGCTAAAGATGTTTCTTCATTCAAATGATAGTTCGACATCCTCAGTCACATGTTGCTAATCCTCTCTATTTTTAATAGCATAATCTTGAGCTAATGAATACATTGACCATTACAGAATTAGCACTGCGTGTCTTTTGGTGTTACTGTCTCAAATATACAGGTAGGTTGAGGTTTTATCACATTTCTTATT from Silene latifolia isolate original U9 population chromosome 2, ASM4854445v1, whole genome shotgun sequence encodes the following:
- the LOC141641035 gene encoding protein FAR1-RELATED SEQUENCE 5-like, translated to MIVENSKVNKGPVQSFRMFKEYVKGYQNVGASLEDFKIFWRNVKKFIKGYDAQMMIENFMNKKVMCSSYYFDFDVDDRGRLSRVCWFDPIAIKNYSLFGDMTSFDTTFNMNTYKMIFAPFTGVDHHKKCVTFGAGLIRKETDDDFVWLFRNFLSAMSNKYPVCIITDQDRGIKAGVKTVFGDKTQHRYCMWHIMKKLPDKIGTTLYRKTNFMKELWSCVWAEDIEPSEFEERWCSVISSYGLTDNEWLDTMFDERASWIPAYFRDLFMGGLMRTTSRSESENSFFGVTTSDSIPIIDREKDKVYYVNFISDEMKVNCTCKKFERHGILCRHALYVLKEQGLDNVPDQYLLSRWSKLATCQPICNNVPYTLIEDCNSLDVRRHKIGTLWSEVFSCVTLAEQKPEYVDELPGILKGFKDKISAQTSTSECSSSSNTGDRLRNKNRELEMLLGTKIPKEVVVLPPIQSKTKGSEKRMMSQKEQATKEQKKAPRKCNACGELGFHDSRNCPGRV